From Serinicoccus profundi, the proteins below share one genomic window:
- a CDS encoding glutamyl-tRNA reductase: protein MSVLVVGLSHRTAPIDLLEQVALDADAGHRLASRLRGGGHVDEALVLSTCNRLEVVVEAGTFHGALEEIGAALGELSGLTREQLTDHLFVHYDERAVAHLFELACGLDSMAVGESQVLGQLRQSLAAAQRNGHLGSSLNPLLQQALRVGKRAHAETGIDDVSRSLVTLGLDRARGVLDDLGAARTVVIGAGAMSGLAVATLVREGVGDIAVVNRTAARAERLASQHGVRTLPWSDLTSAVGSADLVITCTGAVGHVLDEPAVARARSDAGRTGAPAVLLDLAMPRDIDPAVSRLRGVHLWGLADLQDPSPEADPDDPAETGPVAAVRGLVTSEVAGYLAERHAARLGPTLAALRTSAARVVDAEMSRLDQRLPHLPHDERAEVRQTVQRVVDKLLHTPTTRVKQLQAGYDEVPADYAHALRELFDLDSREVASVSTPPLGVVEKATGTRAEGSSDD from the coding sequence ATGAGCGTCCTCGTCGTCGGTCTGTCCCACCGGACCGCTCCCATCGACCTCCTCGAGCAGGTCGCCCTCGACGCCGACGCCGGCCACCGGCTCGCCTCCCGGCTGCGGGGCGGCGGTCACGTCGACGAGGCACTCGTCCTGTCCACCTGCAACCGGCTCGAGGTCGTGGTGGAGGCCGGCACCTTCCACGGCGCTCTGGAGGAGATCGGGGCGGCGCTGGGCGAGCTCAGCGGGTTGACCCGCGAGCAGCTCACCGACCACCTCTTCGTGCACTACGACGAGCGTGCCGTCGCGCACCTCTTCGAGCTGGCCTGCGGCCTCGACTCGATGGCTGTCGGGGAGAGCCAGGTCCTCGGCCAGCTGCGGCAGTCGCTCGCTGCGGCCCAGCGCAACGGTCACCTCGGCTCCTCGCTCAACCCCCTGCTCCAGCAGGCGCTGCGGGTCGGGAAGCGGGCGCACGCCGAGACCGGCATCGACGACGTGTCACGCTCGCTGGTCACGCTCGGCCTCGACCGCGCCCGCGGCGTCCTGGACGACCTCGGCGCGGCCCGGACGGTCGTCATCGGGGCCGGCGCCATGTCGGGCCTCGCCGTCGCCACCCTCGTCCGCGAGGGTGTCGGTGACATCGCGGTGGTCAACCGCACCGCGGCGCGGGCCGAACGGCTGGCGAGCCAGCACGGGGTCCGCACCCTGCCGTGGTCCGACCTGACCTCGGCGGTCGGGTCCGCCGACCTCGTCATCACCTGCACCGGGGCCGTCGGCCACGTGCTCGACGAGCCCGCGGTGGCGCGGGCCCGCAGCGACGCCGGGCGCACCGGGGCCCCGGCCGTCCTGCTCGACCTGGCCATGCCCCGCGACATCGACCCCGCGGTGTCGCGCCTGCGCGGGGTGCACCTCTGGGGCCTGGCCGACCTGCAGGACCCCTCGCCCGAGGCCGACCCCGACGACCCGGCGGAGACCGGACCGGTCGCCGCCGTCCGCGGGCTCGTGACGAGCGAGGTCGCCGGCTACCTCGCCGAGCGGCACGCGGCCCGACTCGGCCCCACCCTCGCCGCACTGCGCACCAGCGCCGCCCGGGTCGTCGACGCCGAGATGAGCCGTCTCGACCAGCGGCTGCCGCACCTGCCGCACGACGAGCGGGCCGAGGTCCGCCAGACCGTGCAGCGGGTCGTCGACAAGCTGCTGCACACCCCCACGACGCGGGTCAAGCAGCTGCAGGCGGGCTACGACGAGGTCCCGGCCGACTACGCCCACGCGCTGCGCGAGCTGTTCGACCTCGACAGCCGTGAGGTGGCCAGCGTCTCCACCCCGCCCCTGGGCGTGGTCGAGAAGGCGACGGGCACGAGGGCGGAGGGGTCGTCCGATGACTGA
- the proC gene encoding pyrroline-5-carboxylate reductase, translating into MTIALLGAGVMGGTLAAALIRSGHSPGDLILSDRVTARAEQVATEHGTRHDTPAAAVSAADVVVLAVKPQDMSALVAQICDHVRGDALVVSIAAGITTDFLERRLPEGTSVVRVMPNTPALVDQGMSALSPGRHCTPEHVEQARALMEHVGRVIVLDESHQDAVTAISGSGPSYIFYVVEAMIEAGVLLGLPRDTSTELVVQTLYGAATMIRETGTHPTVLREQVSSPGGTSVAALRALEDHKVRAAFLTAMEAAARRSHELSPRED; encoded by the coding sequence ATGACGATCGCGCTGCTGGGGGCGGGGGTCATGGGCGGCACGCTCGCCGCGGCCCTCATCCGGTCCGGGCACAGCCCGGGCGACCTCATCCTCAGCGACCGGGTCACCGCCCGCGCCGAGCAGGTCGCCACCGAGCACGGGACGCGGCACGACACCCCGGCGGCGGCGGTCTCCGCGGCCGACGTCGTCGTGCTCGCCGTCAAGCCGCAGGACATGTCGGCCCTCGTCGCGCAGATCTGCGACCACGTCCGCGGCGACGCCCTCGTGGTGTCCATCGCCGCGGGCATCACGACCGACTTCCTCGAGCGTCGACTGCCCGAGGGCACCTCGGTGGTCCGGGTCATGCCCAACACCCCGGCGCTCGTCGACCAGGGGATGTCGGCCCTGAGCCCAGGGCGGCACTGCACCCCCGAGCACGTGGAGCAGGCGCGGGCGCTCATGGAGCACGTCGGCCGGGTCATCGTGCTCGACGAGAGCCATCAGGACGCCGTGACGGCGATCAGCGGCAGCGGGCCGTCCTACATCTTCTACGTCGTCGAGGCCATGATCGAGGCCGGGGTGCTGCTGGGGCTGCCCCGGGACACGTCCACCGAGCTCGTCGTCCAGACGTTGTATGGTGCGGCCACGATGATCCGGGAGACCGGCACCCACCCCACGGTGCTGCGCGAGCAGGTCTCCAGCCCGGGTGGCACCAGCGTCGCCGCCCTGCGGGCCCTGGAGGATCACAAGGTCAGGGCCGCCTTCCTCACCGCGATGGAGGCGGCCGCGAGAAGGTCGCACGAGCTGTCGCCCCGCGAGGACTGA
- a CDS encoding GNAT family N-acetyltransferase: MSEIHVRVLDPEEWASYKDVRLRALRESPEAFVASAEEEEQFPDSRWQERMERSRRVLAVDGDEVVGVVSVGTGHRTNIPGAGELFGLWVAPARRGSGVARRLLEKAAKVGRDVGLRQLVYWVGTDNGRAVAFASSFGFRPTDDRRPIRIRGVDEEDAESEEMMMVYPLGDAAGVPTSL; this comes from the coding sequence ATGAGCGAGATTCACGTACGCGTGCTGGATCCGGAGGAGTGGGCGTCCTACAAGGACGTCCGGCTCCGTGCCCTGCGTGAATCCCCGGAGGCCTTCGTGGCCTCGGCCGAGGAGGAGGAGCAGTTCCCCGACTCCCGCTGGCAGGAGCGGATGGAGCGCTCGCGTCGTGTCCTGGCCGTCGACGGCGACGAGGTCGTCGGGGTGGTGAGCGTCGGCACCGGCCACCGCACCAACATCCCCGGGGCCGGTGAGCTCTTCGGTCTCTGGGTGGCTCCCGCTCGTCGCGGCAGCGGGGTCGCCCGCCGCCTGCTCGAGAAGGCGGCCAAGGTCGGTCGCGACGTCGGCCTGCGCCAGCTCGTCTACTGGGTGGGCACCGACAACGGCCGTGCCGTCGCCTTCGCCTCGAGCTTCGGCTTCCGACCCACCGACGACCGCCGGCCCATACGGATCCGCGGGGTCGACGAGGAGGACGCCGAGTCCGAGGAGATGATGATGGTCTACCCGCTCGGTGATGCCGCAGGGGTGCCCACCTCGCTCTGA
- a CDS encoding proline dehydrogenase family protein encodes MELADLNPSALMRQTLLGMSRNTTLRQAIEHAPVSRDVVKRFVAGDATPDAVRVAAELVDTRRQVTIDYLGEDTTDPAQAAATRDAYLELIAALSAAGLTQDGAVEVSLKLSALGQFLGRDGHAIAIDNARAICQAAANAGTTVTLDMEDHTTTDPTLAALGELRQDWPWVGVALQAYLHRTEQDCRDLAHEGSRIRLCKGAYKQPESVAFQDKDDVDKSYVRCLKVLLEGQGYPMIATHDPRLVEIATVLAAKAQREPDSYEFQMLLGIRPDEQLRLAGAGSRMRVYLPYGEDWYGYLVRRMAERPANLTFFLRGLATRG; translated from the coding sequence ATGGAGCTCGCCGACCTCAATCCCTCAGCCCTGATGCGTCAGACCCTGCTCGGGATGAGCCGCAACACCACCCTGCGCCAGGCCATCGAGCACGCCCCGGTGAGCCGTGACGTCGTCAAGAGGTTCGTCGCGGGCGACGCGACCCCGGACGCCGTGCGGGTGGCGGCCGAGCTCGTGGACACCCGCCGCCAGGTCACCATCGACTACCTCGGCGAGGACACCACCGACCCGGCGCAGGCCGCGGCCACCCGCGACGCCTACCTCGAGCTCATCGCCGCGCTCTCCGCGGCGGGGCTGACCCAGGACGGCGCGGTCGAGGTGAGCCTCAAGTTGTCGGCGCTCGGGCAGTTCCTCGGCCGTGACGGCCACGCGATCGCGATCGACAACGCGCGGGCCATCTGTCAGGCCGCGGCCAACGCCGGCACCACGGTCACCCTCGACATGGAGGACCACACGACCACCGACCCGACCCTCGCGGCGCTCGGTGAGCTGCGCCAGGACTGGCCCTGGGTCGGCGTCGCGCTGCAGGCCTACCTCCACCGCACCGAGCAGGACTGCCGCGACCTCGCCCACGAGGGTTCCCGCATCCGGTTGTGCAAGGGCGCCTACAAGCAGCCGGAGTCGGTCGCCTTCCAGGACAAGGACGACGTCGACAAGTCCTACGTCCGCTGCCTCAAGGTCCTCCTCGAGGGCCAGGGCTACCCCATGATCGCGACCCACGACCCGCGCCTCGTCGAGATCGCCACGGTGCTCGCCGCCAAGGCGCAGCGCGAGCCGGACAGCTACGAGTTCCAGATGCTCCTGGGCATCCGGCCCGACGAGCAGCTGCGGCTGGCCGGCGCCGGCTCCCGGATGCGCGTCTACCTCCCCTACGGCGAGGACTGGTACGGCTACCTCGTGCGCCGGATGGCCGAGCGCCCGGCCAACCTCACCTTCTTCCTGCGCGGTCTCGCGACGAGAGGCTGA
- a CDS encoding glutaredoxin family protein, whose protein sequence is MALWRRSRAPRVEMLSRPGCHLCEEMLAVLAQQVDDVTVRDIDAERRSGAMGEQEHARWTTQLPVLLVDGEQVARWRIDPARLRQALSGR, encoded by the coding sequence ATGGCTCTGTGGAGACGGTCCCGCGCCCCGCGGGTGGAGATGCTGTCGCGGCCGGGGTGTCACCTGTGCGAGGAGATGCTCGCGGTGCTCGCCCAGCAGGTCGATGACGTCACCGTGCGCGACATCGACGCCGAGCGGCGCTCCGGCGCCATGGGGGAGCAGGAGCACGCCCGCTGGACCACCCAGCTCCCCGTGCTGCTCGTCGACGGCGAGCAGGTCGCGCGATGGCGCATCGATCCCGCGCGGCTGCGGCAGGCGCTGTCCGGACGCTGA
- a CDS encoding redox-sensing transcriptional repressor Rex, which produces MAESNRRGVPDATVGRLPGYLQALTAVAEQGRPSISSEELARLAGVRSAQVRKDLSHLGSYGVRGVGYDVTRLAEQVSAELGLSQDWPVVIVGMGNLGRALASYEGLATRGFHVVALADNDPQVVGSRVEGMPVQPLSDLSTGGPVSVGVITTPPEAAQEVADVLVGLGVHSILTFAPGVLQVPPDVDVRRVDLATELQILTFHQHQREVAVSESQVEGVS; this is translated from the coding sequence ATGGCCGAGTCGAACCGGCGAGGCGTGCCGGACGCCACCGTCGGCAGGCTCCCGGGTTACCTCCAGGCCCTCACCGCCGTCGCCGAGCAGGGACGGCCCTCGATCTCCAGCGAGGAGCTCGCCCGGCTGGCCGGGGTGCGATCGGCCCAGGTGCGCAAGGACCTGTCCCATCTCGGCTCCTACGGCGTGCGTGGGGTCGGGTATGACGTGACGCGGCTCGCCGAGCAGGTCTCCGCCGAGCTGGGGCTCAGTCAGGACTGGCCCGTGGTCATCGTCGGGATGGGCAACCTGGGTCGGGCGCTCGCCAGCTATGAGGGTCTCGCCACCCGTGGCTTCCACGTCGTGGCCCTCGCCGACAACGACCCGCAGGTCGTCGGCAGCCGGGTCGAGGGGATGCCGGTGCAGCCGCTGAGCGACCTGAGCACGGGAGGCCCGGTCTCGGTGGGCGTCATCACCACGCCGCCGGAGGCCGCGCAGGAGGTCGCCGACGTGCTCGTCGGTCTCGGTGTCCACTCCATCCTCACCTTCGCCCCCGGGGTGCTGCAGGTGCCGCCGGACGTGGACGTGCGCCGGGTCGACCTGGCCACCGAGCTGCAGATCCTGACCTTCCACCAGCACCAGCGAGAGGTCGCCGTGTCCGAGTCGCAGGTGGAGGGAGTCTCATGA
- a CDS encoding 30S ribosomal protein bS22, which produces MGSVIKKRRKRMAKKKHRKLLRKTRHQRRNKK; this is translated from the coding sequence ATGGGCTCTGTGATCAAGAAGCGCCGCAAGCGGATGGCGAAGAAGAAGCACCGCAAGCTGCTGCGCAAGACGCGTCACCAGCGTCGCAACAAGAAGTAA
- a CDS encoding uroporphyrinogen-III synthase, translated as MSTDAAPVHLTPVSAPPIAAARVAFVGAGPGDPGLLTVRARDYLAVADVVVVDAAHREEDLRPLISEDTQVVRTVRGEEGPALTPAARSKLLVRTASAFDDPTHLVVRLLVDEVSAGSLVDEARACHDAGVAFEIVPGVSAAWAVPAYAGMLPDGQRGQVHVVDAADNGVDWSHSVAEDITVVVRGTPGRLQRALQQLLQAGRPGESPLALTAHGTTTTQQTLVTTLQELLDNSSDLEEDAVAVVGRPVELRAELSWWESKPLFGWSILVPRTKEQSGPMTDRIAGYGASASVVPTISVEPPRTPQQMDRAVKGLVTGRYEWIGFTSVNAVRAVREKFEALGLDARAFAGLKLAAVGGVTAEALREWGLEPDLVPDGEQSARGLLESWPPFDEVLDPINRVFLPRADIATDTLVAGLEAMGWEVDDVTAYRTVRAAPPAAPVREAIKGGAFDAVCFTSSSTVRNLVGIAGKPHPTTIVACIGPATAKAAEEHGLRVDVVAPEPSAASLVDALAEHTRGLMAEAQAQGEEFVRPSRRKPAPRRARSRR; from the coding sequence GTGAGCACCGACGCCGCCCCCGTCCACCTGACCCCCGTGTCCGCGCCGCCCATCGCGGCCGCCCGCGTCGCCTTCGTCGGCGCGGGACCCGGAGACCCCGGCCTGCTCACCGTGCGGGCGCGCGACTACCTCGCGGTCGCCGATGTCGTCGTCGTCGACGCCGCCCACCGGGAGGAGGACCTCCGCCCCCTCATCAGCGAGGACACCCAGGTCGTGCGCACCGTCCGCGGCGAAGAGGGGCCGGCCCTCACCCCCGCCGCCCGCTCCAAGCTCCTGGTGCGGACCGCGTCCGCCTTCGACGACCCCACCCACCTCGTGGTCCGGCTGCTCGTCGACGAGGTCTCCGCGGGCTCGCTCGTCGACGAGGCGCGGGCCTGCCACGACGCCGGGGTCGCCTTCGAGATCGTCCCGGGCGTCAGTGCCGCCTGGGCCGTGCCCGCCTACGCCGGGATGCTGCCCGACGGCCAGCGCGGGCAGGTCCACGTCGTCGACGCCGCCGACAACGGGGTGGACTGGTCGCACTCGGTCGCCGAGGACATCACCGTCGTGGTCCGCGGCACCCCGGGCCGGCTCCAGCGCGCCCTCCAGCAGCTGCTGCAGGCCGGTCGCCCGGGGGAGAGCCCGCTCGCCCTCACCGCCCACGGCACCACGACCACCCAGCAGACCCTCGTGACGACCCTGCAGGAGCTGCTCGACAACAGCTCCGACCTCGAGGAGGACGCCGTCGCCGTCGTGGGTCGACCGGTCGAGCTGCGCGCCGAGCTGTCCTGGTGGGAGTCCAAGCCGCTCTTCGGCTGGTCGATCCTCGTGCCGCGGACCAAGGAGCAGTCGGGGCCGATGACCGACCGGATCGCGGGCTACGGCGCGAGCGCCTCCGTGGTCCCCACGATCAGCGTGGAGCCTCCTCGCACGCCCCAGCAGATGGACCGCGCCGTCAAGGGTCTCGTGACCGGACGGTATGAGTGGATCGGCTTCACCTCGGTCAACGCCGTGCGCGCCGTGCGGGAGAAGTTCGAGGCGCTCGGGCTCGACGCCCGAGCCTTCGCGGGCCTCAAGCTGGCCGCGGTCGGCGGGGTCACCGCGGAGGCGCTGCGCGAGTGGGGTCTGGAGCCCGACCTCGTGCCGGACGGCGAGCAGTCCGCCCGTGGCCTGCTGGAGTCCTGGCCGCCCTTCGATGAGGTACTCGACCCGATCAACCGGGTCTTCCTGCCGCGTGCCGACATCGCCACCGACACCCTCGTGGCGGGCCTGGAGGCGATGGGCTGGGAGGTCGACGACGTGACGGCCTACCGCACCGTCCGCGCGGCGCCCCCCGCCGCGCCGGTGCGTGAGGCCATCAAGGGCGGCGCCTTCGACGCCGTCTGCTTCACCTCCTCCTCCACCGTCCGCAACCTCGTGGGCATCGCCGGCAAGCCGCACCCCACCACGATCGTCGCCTGCATCGGGCCCGCGACCGCCAAGGCGGCCGAGGAGCACGGTCTGCGGGTGGATGTCGTGGCCCCCGAGCCGAGCGCGGCCAGCCTCGTCGACGCCCTGGCCGAGCACACCCGGGGGCTCATGGCCGAGGCCCAGGCGCAGGGCGAGGAGTTCGTCCGCCCGAGCCGGCGCAAGCCTGCCCCCCGGCGCGCACGGTCGCGCCGGTGA
- a CDS encoding helix-turn-helix domain-containing protein, with the protein MRPMADERQLAEMTFMTVAEVAAVMRVSKMTVYRLVHSGELPAVRVGRSLRVPEKAVHAYLEESYHGTA; encoded by the coding sequence ATGCGTCCTATGGCAGATGAGCGCCAGCTCGCTGAGATGACGTTCATGACCGTGGCCGAGGTGGCTGCCGTCATGCGTGTGTCGAAGATGACCGTGTACCGACTCGTGCACTCCGGTGAACTTCCCGCGGTGCGGGTCGGTCGCTCCCTCCGGGTGCCCGAGAAGGCCGTGCACGCCTACCTGGAGGAGTCCTACCACGGCACCGCGTGA
- the hemC gene encoding hydroxymethylbilane synthase — protein MTEPATATTTAPAATPSAGPTPAAGRPLRLGTRRSALATSQSGWVAERLRGAGMEVELVLVTTEGDTSRRSLAEIGGTGVFASALRDALLDGRIDLAVHSLKDLPTAPADGLVVAAVPEREDPRDVLVARDDLTLADLPAGAVVGTGSPRRAAQLRLLRPDLEIRDIRGNVDSRIRMVHDQVLDAVVLARAGLARLDRLAEATEVLDLDTMLPAAGQGALAVECRADAPDLAARLAEALEHPATRTAVDAERAALAALEAGCTAPSVRSPSSREPTSAAAATAYPTPAPPTPAGGRPPPSPFTRSRPWTPGPSDVWRPARAMRRRSWAVPWPSSC, from the coding sequence ATGACTGAGCCCGCCACCGCGACCACCACCGCCCCTGCCGCCACGCCGTCGGCCGGCCCCACCCCGGCCGCCGGACGTCCGCTGCGGCTGGGCACACGCCGCAGCGCCCTCGCGACCAGCCAGTCGGGCTGGGTCGCGGAGCGACTGCGCGGCGCCGGGATGGAGGTCGAGCTGGTCCTCGTCACCACCGAGGGTGACACCTCGCGCCGCAGCCTCGCCGAGATCGGCGGCACGGGCGTCTTCGCCTCGGCCCTGCGCGACGCGTTGCTCGACGGGCGCATCGACCTCGCCGTGCACTCGCTCAAGGACCTGCCGACCGCGCCGGCCGACGGTCTCGTGGTCGCTGCCGTGCCCGAGCGGGAGGACCCGCGCGACGTGCTCGTCGCCCGCGACGACCTCACCCTGGCCGACCTGCCCGCGGGAGCGGTCGTCGGCACCGGGTCACCGCGCCGCGCCGCCCAGCTGCGGCTGCTGCGCCCGGACCTGGAGATCCGCGACATCCGCGGCAACGTGGACTCGCGGATCCGGATGGTGCATGACCAGGTGCTCGACGCCGTCGTCCTGGCCCGGGCCGGGCTGGCTCGCCTGGACCGCCTCGCCGAGGCCACCGAGGTCCTCGACCTCGACACCATGCTGCCCGCCGCCGGGCAGGGAGCGCTCGCCGTCGAGTGCCGCGCGGACGCCCCCGACCTCGCGGCCCGCCTCGCCGAGGCCCTCGAGCACCCGGCCACCCGGACCGCCGTCGACGCCGAGCGTGCGGCGCTGGCCGCGCTCGAGGCCGGCTGCACGGCCCCGTCGGTGCGCTCGCCGAGCTCTCGGGAGCCGACGAGCGCCGCAGCGGCGACGGCATACCCGACCCCGGCGCCGCCCACCCCGGCGGGCGGGCGCCCGCCACCCTCACCCTTCACGCGTTCGCGGCCCTGGACACCGGGGCCCAGCGACGTGTGGCGACCGGCGCGAGCGATGCGCCGGAGGAGCTGGGCCGTGCCATGGCCGAGCTCCTGCTGA
- a CDS encoding sugar phosphate isomerase/epimerase family protein, with the protein MTHDIPVHLSTSSVYPENAAYAFDLAERLGYDGVEIMVWTDPVTQEAGALSALADLHGLQIGAIHAPTLLLAQRLWGWEPWGKIERALDLARDVGAQCVVVHPPFRWQRGYAEGFVEGVAARQERWGIPIAVENMFPWRTGASAMQAYLPGPDPRDYPYTDVTFDISHAATAGEDALDMARDLGDRIRHVHLGDSLGSFKDEHLVPGRGTQRCAEVLQHLVDTRFGGVVSLEVGTRKMRTAAREEALAESLAFAREHLGQHDRPGARPT; encoded by the coding sequence GTGACCCACGACATACCCGTCCACCTCTCGACCTCCTCGGTCTACCCCGAGAACGCCGCCTACGCCTTCGACCTCGCCGAGCGCCTCGGCTACGACGGCGTGGAGATCATGGTGTGGACCGACCCGGTCACCCAGGAGGCGGGCGCCCTCAGCGCCCTCGCCGACCTGCACGGTCTGCAGATCGGGGCCATCCACGCCCCCACGCTGCTGCTCGCCCAGCGGCTGTGGGGCTGGGAGCCCTGGGGCAAGATCGAGCGGGCCCTCGACCTGGCCCGTGACGTCGGTGCGCAGTGCGTCGTCGTCCACCCGCCGTTCCGGTGGCAGCGGGGGTATGCCGAGGGTTTCGTCGAGGGGGTGGCGGCGCGGCAGGAGCGGTGGGGCATCCCCATCGCGGTGGAGAACATGTTCCCGTGGCGCACGGGAGCCTCGGCGATGCAGGCCTACCTCCCCGGCCCGGATCCTCGCGACTACCCCTACACCGACGTGACCTTCGACATCAGCCACGCCGCCACGGCGGGCGAGGACGCGCTCGACATGGCCCGTGACCTCGGCGACCGGATCCGGCACGTCCACCTCGGTGACTCCTTGGGCTCCTTCAAGGACGAGCACCTCGTGCCGGGGCGCGGCACCCAGCGGTGCGCCGAGGTGCTCCAGCACCTGGTCGACACCCGCTTCGGCGGCGTGGTCAGCCTCGAGGTCGGCACCCGCAAGATGCGCACGGCGGCCCGCGAGGAGGCGCTGGCCGAGTCGCTGGCCTTCGCCCGCGAGCACCTCGGGCAGCACGACCGCCCCGGTGCTCGCCCGACATGA
- a CDS encoding acetoin utilization protein AcuC — MTSSWVMWDERYAGYDFGLGHPMHPSRLQLTHRLAQDLGLLDHDDVVVRPARHASDDELLTVHTPDLIEAVRQASADPASATGRHGVGTEDTPAFARMHEASTLAVGATLEACRAVWSGEVDRACNIAGGLHHAMPQAASGFCVYNDIAVGIQHLLDSGAKRVLYLDLDVHHGDGVERCFWNDPRVMTISLHETGRALFPGTGFPGDTGGPRAPDTAVNIALPPGTGDEGWLRAYQAVVPTIARAFAPEIVVSQHGCDCHYADPLAHLSVSMEALAVAYGWVRDLAEDLADGRWVSLGGGGYELVEVVPRAWAHLIGVVTGRPVDPTTAVPDPWRRHVEDVYGQDAPRRMGDREGREIRFGRWEEGHDPDDAVDAAIMATRRAAFPGWGLDPYLD, encoded by the coding sequence ATGACGTCGTCATGGGTGATGTGGGACGAGCGCTACGCGGGGTATGACTTCGGCCTGGGTCACCCCATGCACCCCAGCCGGCTGCAGCTCACCCACCGGCTGGCCCAGGACCTCGGGCTGCTGGACCACGACGACGTCGTGGTGCGCCCTGCGCGGCACGCGAGCGACGACGAGCTGCTGACGGTGCATACCCCCGACCTCATCGAGGCCGTGCGGCAGGCCTCGGCCGACCCGGCCTCCGCCACGGGGCGGCACGGCGTCGGCACGGAGGACACCCCCGCCTTCGCGCGGATGCACGAGGCGTCCACGCTCGCCGTCGGGGCCACGCTCGAGGCGTGCCGCGCCGTGTGGTCCGGGGAGGTCGACCGGGCCTGCAACATCGCCGGGGGACTGCACCACGCCATGCCCCAGGCGGCCTCCGGCTTCTGCGTCTACAACGACATCGCCGTCGGCATCCAGCACCTCCTGGACTCCGGGGCGAAGCGGGTGCTCTACCTCGACCTCGACGTGCACCACGGCGACGGTGTCGAGCGCTGCTTCTGGAACGACCCCCGCGTCATGACGATCTCCCTGCACGAGACGGGCCGGGCGCTGTTCCCGGGCACCGGCTTCCCGGGCGACACCGGAGGGCCCCGGGCGCCGGACACCGCCGTCAACATCGCGCTCCCGCCGGGCACGGGGGACGAGGGGTGGCTCCGGGCCTACCAGGCCGTCGTGCCCACCATCGCCCGCGCGTTCGCGCCGGAGATCGTGGTCAGCCAGCACGGGTGCGACTGCCACTACGCCGACCCGCTCGCCCACCTGTCGGTGTCCATGGAGGCGCTCGCCGTGGCCTACGGCTGGGTCCGGGACCTCGCCGAGGACCTGGCCGACGGGCGGTGGGTGTCGCTCGGTGGCGGCGGCTATGAGCTGGTGGAGGTCGTGCCGCGGGCGTGGGCCCACCTCATCGGGGTGGTGACGGGTCGCCCGGTCGACCCCACGACGGCGGTGCCCGACCCCTGGCGACGCCACGTCGAGGACGTCTACGGCCAGGACGCCCCGCGACGGATGGGCGATCGAGAGGGCCGCGAGATCAGATTCGGCCGGTGGGAGGAGGGTCACGACCCGGACGACGCGGTCGACGCGGCCATCATGGCGACCCGGCGCGCAGCCTTCCCGGGGTGGGGGCTCGACCCCTACCTCGACTGA